aaaGGAGGTAAAATATGCAAATAGCAATGCCTGACTGCTGAAATTaggattaattttaaatacgCTCAGGATGCTTTTTGTCCTCCCGACATTCCAAAATATTCATGTGCTATGGTAGCAAGCAGTCAACATGTAGGATTTAGCATTATTGATTGGAACATAGATCATGTGCCAAGTTCCAACAACAAGGAATAAATCAAAGAGTTCTTAGCACCTGTACCTGGAGGAGACATTGATTCTGGTATCTTCTGCTGTTTAGTTAAGACTGCAGAGCCTTTGGTCTTGGTGGCTGGAGATctggttaggaaaaaaaaccgTTGTTggaatgctttgcttttattcgCATTAAATCCGTTTTCTTTATGGATTTAATGATACTGCAAAAGCCTGAAATTCAAAGTTAAGTTAAAGTTacaaaaacctttaaaacagCCTCAAGGAAGCAAGATGAACTACAATAAGAGGCAAGGGACTTCATTCAGGGCACTGCAGGGACACGGGTATTTAGGCATCTTGCTTTGTTCTGGGGATCTAATCTCAGTACAAGTCATGTGCCCAACAAGGAGTGAAGTGCAAAATACTCGGATCTGAGCCAATTTTCAGGTTCTGCTTCACATCTTTCATATGCTCACGCTTGATGCATTCAGCTGCCTtcagtgaagcatttttttcttcctcacaatCAAACGGTACTTTTAGAGACCCACCTTAATGCCATCAGTAATGTTTTCTAACCACAAAAATCGTAAGATGGATTTTTAACATCATTAGGATTCAtccactgtaaaacaaaattggACTCAGCAGCCAAGAGGGGATGTGGGTCACCAATCAATGCTTTTCTCCAGGCTTATCTGAACTTCATATAGAAGTACGCTACACAGTGATGAATCAGACCTGTACCCTTTGTcaaaagcatgtgttttttttttcccttcaaatcCCAGTTACAAATACATGTTCCAAAAGCCTACAGGAAGCGTTGATCAATGCAAATTTTTACCACTCACACGAAGATAAAAGAGatgcagtgaaataaatacagtgaCCTTTGAGGccaaacatttgaaagaaatgtctCACTACTAATCAAATAAGGTATTTTTGGATATCTGTTTGATGTAACAGGCATAAAGCCCTGGAATAATTTGGCTAACCTTGAGAAGGTACCAAAAAAAGGTTCAGTACTGTTGCTTACCACATGGCTCACTGTGATCTCCTGGATGTAACACATCTGTTATTCATGACAGGGCTTGAACACTGTTGTATTTAATTAGTCTAAATAACCATTTAAATAATGATACGGACTTCTTCAAAACAATACTATAAATCTTGTAACCATTTTTCCCTTATGTAACCTGACCTATCTGTACTAATTCacagcaaagtaaaaaataaaaggtcaaagaaacatttaactTGCTAAAGTATACAAGTGCAAAACTGCTAGTCCCCTCCTCTCACCAAGGATGCAGAGATAATGCAAATAAGCCCAAAGTTTTACAGCAGAACTGACAAGCTGAACTAAGACTACTTGGTTTTCACAGGCTTTATGTAACTGTTCATCTCTTAGGACAACCTACCTCAAGATATCAGCTTTCCCATTCACAATCAATAAatctgcaaacattttcatGCTGTGTATCACCAAATGCTTGAGGACAGATCTCAAATCATGATCCTGACTCTTCTCTGTGTAATTTGCAGAATTTGAAGCACTAAAAAAgacttccaaaaatattaaatgtgcATAGACTGCTATCATTATGGTATGGGCGGGgagggttgtttgtttgcttgattgCTTTTAGTATATATCCTCCCCCCACATTAAACTTGTATAATTACTTTCCTCAGAACCAACTTGCTGTTACTACTAGTGTATCTGTATCTTTTAGTCCAAGGCCTCCTCCAGGCTATCCATTccctttcctcattttctttggtATCTTTCTGTTGTGATACTGTTGGAAAATCCCAGAACAAGCGATCTGATTTCGAGAGAACTTGAAAAAAACTcaaaagcagggaaagagaaaagggtggatttttcttttttgtttatttaaatatgcttttagaTTTCTTGATTGTGAATTCCCCACATTAATGAAAATCCTTAATTCACATGCATAAAGGAATCAAAGAATGTTACTAAAACCCTTCACATTACTTGAGTTTTGCAACAAAGGTGAAGACCAAACTGTTAAGTCCTTGACGAATATCACAAGCCACAGCTAGAGAATAAgagtatggggaaaaaaatgcatcctcATATGAAAGAGCAACAACCAGAAGAACCATCttacaaaaattagaaattgcTACACTGGATCAGACCACTGATGCAATCAACATTTTagcctccttttttccccagcaggaATCAGGACTAGCTGTTTTAGATCAAGGCAAACCAAAAAGCTTGCCATTAACAGCAATGGAACAAAATGCCAGAGTAAAGCTCATTCTCAGTTCCTATTACTTAGAAGCTGACGTTTGCCTTAAATCAGATGAATTAGATCTCTTCTCCCAAATGCCagcaatttctgtgttttcacgttatctttcattttgtgttaCCCAAAGGAATGCCTGATACTGCTCAGGACCCTGACTGCCGTTGTGCTCTGTATCATTTCATAGCAGCGATAGCTTGGCTAGTCTGCCAGTGTGGCTTAAGAGTTTAGTTACAATTGAGTATCCTCCTAAAGCACTCTTCCAAATTCCACAGCACAGTGCTCTATCAGTTTTTCTTTACTAAGGCTTAATAGCGCAGTTATCTTCAGACAGACAAGAACATCAACACTTACACAGCAGTCTCTTCTACAGCTTCAAGTGTGAGGTTGTGGGAAAGCCAATCATACCACAAGCATCACATAATTCAGTCGTAGACCTTTCACCAGTGTGGCTGTTAAGTGTAAGGCATACTTCTTTCTGCGTTAAGAAGCAAAGCTCAGTGTTTCAGTCCTAGCTCATTCTCTGAATAGAGTCCACTCATTAACTATTCAAAAAGAACGTACCGACAAGATTTATATCAAGATCATTACTTGAAGATAATTCTCAATGTTCTCTCAGTAACTATATAGCAGTGTGTATGACAATAAGACCTAAGACAAGCTATGCTTCAgtttattaattaaaacatgACTTACTAGCTCAGAGACTAATGAATTTTTCGTTGCTAGCGACATTTCTTATGTACACAAAGCTTTATTATACCTCATTAAATACCCTATAATTGGGAATGCCTCACTGTCCTGCAACACCTGTCACTGTCTATGCACTTTGCGTGTGAATGATGGTATAAAATTTTAACCCCATGCTACACTGACTGCTGTGCTCTTCCCTAGTTATTAAACCAATCAGCTCCAGTCCCTACACAACCTGCAGCAATTCTCTATTATTAACTtcctaataatttaaaaaaaaaaaatctcaaaaaccATTCCATTAAtagataaaatggaaaaaaaaataacaggacaTCTTTTAGTAAAAGCACATAGTATATCCTACAAGGCTCAAGTACTTAAATAAGCAACACTTACcaagaattattattataatattctAACTCTGCATTAGAATTGTCAAATTCTCTGTCTCTGGCAATTTAatcactgtaatattttaatatatactttACTACAATAAAATCAAATCACAGTAACTCAGGAAGCTGTGCACAAGACAAGGTCACGTAAGGTCCTGTCCTCAAATTAAAGGTACTCTCTCCTAGCAAGGACTCAGACAAGGCTTTGATGTGAGGACTCTCCATTccagcacaaaaaaataaaaaaattctgcCCACCTATTGCAAGAAGACAACACTAACTGCCCTCCAAGCTCTTGATGATTCTCCTGCTGATGTAAAGGCAAATGTCTTGCATCTTgaccaaacaggaaaaataagcttttctatttttttaagtacatgCTGAAACAAGCTCCTACTCACCACTCAGGAaataagttaattttaaaaacatacgTTGAATAAACTGAAAAACCAATACATCCCAGGTGTAACAATAATGGAGTCAGGGGATGAGCCCAAGGGCTGGCCTGCAGAGTGCTTGTCAAGACACTGTCAGTAGTGGCCATGATCTACTGTTAGCCTTTCACCTCTGGAGGTCCTTGCTCAGGCGTCAGAGAGGTTCCAGCAGACTCAGAGCCAGCCGGCAGAGCCACTGACCTCCCCTTTTCACTGCCTAATGCCTGCAGCAAGGGCACAGCTCGAAGGTCTGAagggagagctgctggcagggctgccccCAGGCCTCTGTCACTACAGCATGACACAACAAGCAGGGAACAAGTACCTGgctccctggcagcagctgtaCACTTGTCAGTTCACGCCTACCTTATCACACACGCAGCCGTCGCAGGCTAGCTCAGACCCTGTTCTAAAAGGCACGTGGTGTGCTGGTGGTGATTTAAGGACAGCATACCCCATGTAGGaacctcctgcctgctctggtACTCGTAGTGAAAGGGCTACTGCCTCCAAAGACAGGCTGAATTAGCATGAAGTCCTTACTGCAAAACCAGCATCGTGTAGCACGACATGCCATCTAGGAGAAAAAGGATGGAAGTATAAAACCTCTAAGTGGTGACTTCGCAGACAGTGCTACGTATCACACGTGGCTGTGGTTTACTTGTAGCCCCGTAATGGGTGGTGTTCAGCTGTTCTGCTGAATCCTTGCTACGCTTCCACCATAACGTGTGATACCACTGCATCACGGCATCaaacagacagcagcagaagcaaaccTCTGCAGTCAGCCTGGTCTGAATGCCCCAAACCTTTCAGCAATTGGAGTGCTGGAACATCCATACAACTGTTTGAAACAAGACAAGTTTCTTTACAAAGGGGCTTCAGTCTTTTTATTAACATATCAATACTTTTGCTGGAAAGATGATTCACCAcacactaaaatatttacacCCAAACTGGTTTTGTCAGTGAAGTTAAGGATACGTAAGTGTAAACTGTTCCCACAAGCCCTACGTGAGTTTCTAGGAGGTTCATCATTTTGGTATTATAAGCCACATTTTCAACCTGACCAATTACTCCACAAAAAAGTGAGTTTGGTAATAAACACAGCATGTTCTAATCACATACACATTCACATATCATGCCCCAGTTCTCTTACAGCATGTGATAACTAAAACTGACTGACAAGTCTGATGCAAAACCTATGGAATTCAATTGAAAGACTCTCATTGACATAAAAGTTTCAGAGCtctacaattaaaataataaatgtctgaaataaaCAGTAGATAAATTCATACTGACAAGCAAAAAATTCAATCCATCCTGTAGCCTTGGCTTACACAACCGATTGCTCTCAGGAATAAGCAATGCTGTATCAGGTCTCACGTGGCAGATGTACAGTAGTGGGTGCCATCGGGAAAGCTCAAGTTACACGCAGTGTTGTGCACTGTATTCATGACAGGCAAATTACTTCCATTtcaactgtaagaaaaataatgcgAGTAAAGCTACGCAGAATGACATCATTTCACTGTTTGGCCAGCAGGATGTGAGCTATTTCCACTGAGAGGGTATCAGTTAATTCAGTAACATTAGTACAAGTTTTCTCTCACTTCAGCCATACTGCAGTTCCCTCTTTGTACTCAGCgcagcaaaataaaagtgttttcttattttattttcctcgtAAGAAGTACATTTATAGCAGGAATTGTTCAAGATTGAAGCCAACTTTAACTTACAAATACTCTTGTTCAAGAGGTGCTGCTGCATCTGTTCTCCCAGCCCTCACACCTCCCGTGGTACGTACAGTGTTAGTCAGCAGTTTTACAGCTCTTCATTAATAACCTCAGCAGGAAGCAAAAAGCATGTATGAAAGCCTTCTGATATTTTCCCTTCACATAAAAGTCAAAGCCCAGGGTAAAACAAAGGACTGCTTAAAATAGAAAGTTTACAATAAATTGCTTGGAATAAAAAACACCACTTAGATTGCAAATGCTGAAAGCACATTAATTTATACAGAGGCACTTACACCCCACGTATTTGTGTCAAAGTTAAAGACTGTCATCTATTATTCTAGAGCATAAATGCTCTCTATAAAACATTGTTACCACTggtattttctcttctaatttcAGCAGTCTTTCTATCCCAAATACCTCTGTGCTCATTAGCCAGAACACTCGAGTGATCACAGCAAAAGACAGTTATCATGTTTTATGTGGGTGGggcctttaaaaaaaggaaatacatgtTTTCTATTAGTAACCATCAAGCCAAACTTAGCTTTCAGACACCATTTTCTGTCACTCCAAAAGTTGAGGATACACGTTTCAGAAGAATGTGTCAAATACTGCACtaagttacctttttttttttccttttttaaagctttataaaTCTTATCAATGAAAAGTGAACTGTCATACAAGGAAAAATGACAAGAGCAAACCTTTGagaatagaaaatgaagaaaattatgaaagaaaatgttatcaCCTCATCCTTTATTCCTTCAGCTGTTCCTAAGGACAAAAGAGAGCTTCCAACCTGCTGTAACTTCTTGTTGTACCTCATAACAGCCTGAAATACTCATGAGGCCGAAATGACTAATGCATATACCATATTCTGTAAAGCAGACTTTAGCTACGCATCCCATTTCTGATGCCACTGTAATATTACATTGAAATGAATCTAGCTTGAGAGTTTGACCACAACCTGCAATGATTCTAACTCCATCCCGTGTGTGTTTACACATGAGGTTCTGGTAGAGAAAACCATACGTTACTGAATACATTGGTTCCCCATGGTCACACAGGTGCTAACAAGACAAGAATTTAGGGCAAACAGGAGGTGTTAACAATGTATGGGAGCCCTCATTCCAACAGAAGTAGCTAGGCTGTTAGCATACATGCTTTCTAATTAGGAATAGCAATTTCAGGTAGACAGCATAGTACTTTCAAGAATGAGGTTTGATGTGCAGAGGAATACCTTCCCCTCTCAAATGTGATTTGGAGTCGAGTTAAGACCAACGGAGACCGGCCAGCCCTCTACTGAGTTTCTTAAGTTCTGATTAcatcattttatatatttataagtCAGAAGATTTTAGTCTTTGCTAGCCATCATTAGGATCACAAACACTTCACCCTTGTGGCTCAGACAAGTGTCAGAGCACAAGTACAATTTGCCCTGCAAGACAACCACATAGGCGTGCAAATGCCTCCTAGGTAGCTACACTCCAAACTTTACAATAAACTAGGTTTCACCAACATGACATAATTTACTTACTACACAATTTTAGGATAAGAATCAAGAATATCATCCTTTTACATTTCTCATCAGAATTTCCAAGCTGTATTTTCCTAAGTTCCTCACAGCAgatgccaaaaaaaacaaacacctcaaTGCACAGCTCCCCACCTATAATCAAGTGGCAGGTTCATGCAAACAGGTATACAAGAAGTGTGTAATCAAGATATACATATTGCTTTCCCAACAATAACAAGTGATGACAGCCAGTACTTTTACCATGTTCACGTTAACTGTTCTTCCCTGTGTTTACAGTGTCTGACAGcaacaaaacccccaaaccccccaatCAGCCTAGCTGTGAGGACCAagtattttcctgaagtttaaGGCTGGTTCCTCACAGCAAAGCTGTCAGTTTCCACCACCAACCAAAGGGAGTCCAAGGTCAGACCAATGCCAGAAGTAAACCTCACAGCTAACATCTGTCCCATGCCTGCATCAAGTTATACAAATATGAAAGAAGAGACATTTGACAACTCACTGGTGAGCCAAGTCCTCTGCAAAAATGATTATATTAAGAGCAGGACAGGCAAAACTCTGATTAAAGTCAATAAACAGACTCCCAAATCAGCAGCTGCCATCTCCAGCTCCTTGTGGCTCGAGTCCAAGTTGTACATCAATGAAATACTCTGCACAAAGGACGCCAGTCATCTCACGTTTAAAGTAACAACTGCTTTCACTGGTAATAATGTGGCTGTGTTCTCAGCAAGACTATTCGGATCAAGAAAACCAACCCATCAGAAAACCCATCATGCtgggaacagagaaaaaacatatcTTTGTCTgcaactgaattttaaaaataaatacctaaaaCCTTACATCACCTTTCTACATTATCAGCAAGTGTGATTAAGAAGCCACCTTTCTGGTTCCATACTTCACTCTACTTACAGTCAGGTCAATTTactcattttaaacagaaagaactGAATGAAGTACAGTATTTAAAGCAAGTTTTACAAGACCAACTTTTAAAAGGTATGTGTTACACATCTTCGCAAAGTTGTCAAGCACTCTTATTAATcgttttaaaatgttttagaagtGCATGAGAAGTCTCTAACACTTACCACTTTGGGGTGTGTCAGCCCTGTCAAATATATCCATTTCACTACTAGGAATCTGGATTTGTCCCTACAGAGCAGGTTAACTGAAGGCATTCTGTAAGCTAAGATAATCATCATAGATAAAACGGACAGATGTGAGAGAGCAACATGATAAATGGTGAGGACAGCACCCGGCACACGGCTCACTCCATCTCCCATGCAGATCCAACTAGTGCTCGGTTCCACCGATGTCAACACAACTTCTTGCAGCTGCTTATAAAATGTAAACACGTGAACTCCATCCAAGACCATTTACTAAGGCAAAATACTCACTTCAGAGCATGCCTTCAAATCTTCTGTAAAGGTCTGAGAAATAGGTTTTCATGTATACAAGATGGTAATTTCCTTTATGAAAACATctcaaagcacaaagaaaaaactgGAGCAGACTACAGAACTTCTACTAAATCTACAAAAAGTTATTCCAGCAGCACAGTAGGATGTTTGAACTTTGTAGTCATTTcatttgctgtatttcattccTTTCAATAGTGTCATAACTGTCAGgctttcaaaacactgaaatatttgaattgcGACTATCTTAAAAAAGTAGTTAATTGCAATCACTGAGGATACACAGCTCTTAGAAGCCGGCCTGTTTGTTGGgcatttttctgaagtgcagCAGTAACACCATCACACATATAAAGCACCCTAAGAtcctccttcatttttttgatttattataATTAAACACTGCAAAGCCCCAACTTTGCATAAGCTGCAGAAGGTATTAGATTCATTTATACTGAGCCTCACTCGTCATCTGGGTTCTTTCCAAAGTTTATGAGAAAAAGATATAGGAAGCCTTCCACCAATAAATGGGAATTTTTACAATCGTGAAAGCCTCAGACGAACTAGGTTGGGGTGGAAGTGAAACAGGAGATATTCACCTCCACTCCGCTGACTCAAACATAGGCAAGACAAGAAACATAAGCATCTCCCCTCTAACCAACATAAACATAAATCTACCTAGGGACAGGCAGTTTACACCTACCAGCCACAGAGCAGGCTCAAGGCCACGAGCTGTTTCTCTATACCTTACAGACAAACACTCGAGATCCacttctccatttttaaaatccacCCAACAGCTACTGGACAGGCAAACAGGTACACTCTGATTAATTCACTTGCTACAGGAATAATGCTAACACTAGACTTGTTGCCtttcatttcatattaaaaaaaacatatattccTTTTCCATTAACATCTGAAATACCGCGGAAACTGCCTTAATAGTTTTCAGAGCACATTTTCCCTAAGTTTATCGACCCACCATTCATTCCGTTGTATATACTTCTGTGGTGAGGGGAGAGGTCATCTGTTACTTGTCTCCTGAGGGTACCTTCTCTGCTGCCTCCGCTGAGATGTTTGAGATGCTCCGGGCTCCCTCCATAGTGTTGTTTGAGATGCTCAGGGCTCGTACCCCTCACTTTGTGGAGATGTTCTGTACTTCCGCTCTGTGTGTGCTTTTGAAGATGATCTGGGCTGCTACTGCTGTGCTTTTGATGCTCAGGACTGCTACCAGGCCTCTGCTTTTGAAAGTGTTCAGGGCTACTACTCAAAACATGCTTTGGGAGAGTTTCTGGACTGCtactgctgtgcttttgttGTTCAGGTGCTTTGACAATGGTTTTGTGATGCTCTGGACTTGGTCCTTTCAGGTGATGATCAGGACTGCCAGAACCCCTTGGCTTCTGGAGGTGCTCGGGGCTGATACTCCTGTGCTTCTGATGCTCAGGGCTTCCTTCACCCCGAGTTTTTTGGAGATGTTCTGGACTAGTACTTGGATGATGTTTATGATGATCCGGACTGTCTGTACTTCCCGTGCTAGAAGTGCTACTGCCGTCGCCGACATCTCTTATGTAAGCACTCGTTGCAGTTAATTGGCATAGGCTGATTTGGCTGTCAATAGAGCTCCGGCTGCCCGCTCCACCACTCTTCTCCTCATCCAGCAACACACACAGTTCTTTCAGCTCCAGGTTCTCCTTAACCACTTCTTCTTGTCTCACCTCCAATTCCTTCAGCTTCTGTAAGTATAAGGCAACCTCTTTGTGCATAACGCTCGCGCTATATCTGCCCAATCTCTGCCACTCACGGGACACCTTCTTGCCTTTCTGCCTGTCATCAtccagaaagcagcaaaggTCTCTCAGTTCTTGGTTATCTTCCTGCAGCTTCTGATTGATatcctttaaaaggaaagagaatcaTGACAGGGAAGTGTTTAAAAGAATCAACGTTATACCATCACATTATACAAGCCAGTGCCATAAACCCAACATCTAAGCACTCAAGCAAGGCATAAATAATTGTGTAGATCTGGCATACAATATCATGCTTTAAACAAAGCTGCTGCCcagtaaaaaaatgaatatagcATAGAGCTAATCCTGAAGGATTCAAAGACTAACTTCTGATACAGCATAAAAATGTTGTGTGTTTAATTCATGTTCATCCTAAAtatcagaataatttaggtCCCAAATTGGGCAAAGATCACAAGCTCTCTCATGAGGATCTCATTCCCTTGAGAAATATTCACATGCGAGTTACTGCTGAATAAAACCATAAGGTACATCAGAAATTGTAATCTcaattattaacatttatagTCCCTATTCCCTAAAGCATATTCACATTAAAAAGTGAGCGTTTCAGAGATTTAAGatatttgggttttgtttgatttcactTCAGATTTCCATAAGAGAACCTTGTCAATCACCACTTTACCAGCCTTGCTTCAACCACTCTGAAATAACTAATCTGCTTTAACAGATTTTTCACTCCTAATAAAACAAAGAACGTGATTCCACACCCTTCTCTAAGCAAGGAACCATCTGAAGCAAAAACGTTCAAGCTATTACTATAAGCAGAATAACAtgccaaagaaaatattttcactattTCATGTTCCTAGTTCTACTAAACTGGCTTGTGACCATATTTATCTTTCTCTTATTTAACCGTTCATCCATCCTTATGTACAATATTACAAGTAGAGATTAGTCGCAATTGTCAAAAATTTAGCCTTACGAAAAGCCCATTTTAGCacagtttcttcagaaaatgaagcttcTGCAACGCCACcagatgtgtgtgcatgcacacgtGCATTTGATCCTCTCAGAACAACTTGGAACTTGAGTGATATCAACCCAGATTCAGCAAAGGAGAAATCTCAATGAGGCTACACAGTAGCCTCAAAAAATCTATGCTGGagagaagtatttaaaatgatcCCATAGTAGAACAGAAGAGTTCGTGTGGAAGCCCTCAATTCATCAGGCAGAAGCAGGAGGTACTGCGACCAGGCATCGCTGGTCACCGTTCCTCACAGCCCCATTCTTTCACTTGGGACAAAG
The Cygnus olor isolate bCygOlo1 chromosome 3, bCygOlo1.pri.v2, whole genome shotgun sequence genome window above contains:
- the CCDC85A gene encoding coiled-coil domain-containing protein 85A isoform X5 — its product is MAKVAAESCGAAAAEDLSKVSDEELLKWSKEELIRSLRRAEAEKMSAMLDHSNLIREVNRRLQLHLGEIRGLKDINQKLQEDNQELRDLCCFLDDDRQKGKKVSREWQRLGRYSASVMHKEVALYLQKLKELEVRQEEVVKENLELKELCVLLDEEKSGGAGSRSSIDSQISLCQLTATSAYIRDVGDGSSTSSTGSTDSPDHHKHHPSTSPEHLQKTRGEGSPEHQKHRSISPEHLQKPRGSGSPDHHLKGPSPEHHKTIVKAPEQQKHSSSSPETLPKHVLSSSPEHFQKQRPGSSPEHQKHSSSSPDHLQKHTQSGSTEHLHKVRGTSPEHLKQHYGGSPEHLKHLSGGSREGTLRRQVTDDLSPHHRSIYNGMNDLQPPRPKALQS
- the CCDC85A gene encoding coiled-coil domain-containing protein 85A isoform X4, translating into MAKVAAESCGAAAAEDLSKVSDEELLKWSKEELIRSLRRAEAEKMSAMLDHSNLIREVNRRLQLHLGEIRGLKDINQKLQEDNQELRDLCCFLDDDRQKGKKVSREWQRLGRYSASVMHKEVALYLQKLKELEVRQEEVVKENLELKELCVLLDEEKSGGAGSRSSIDSQISLCQLTATSAYIRDVGDGSSTSSTGSTDSPDHHKHHPSTSPEHLQKTRGEGSPEHQKHRSISPEHLQKPRGSGSPDHHLKGPSPEHHKTIVKAPEQQKHSSSSPETLPKHVLSSSPEHFQKQRPGSSPEHQKHSSSSPDHLQKHTQSGSTEHLHKVRGTSPEHLKQHYGGSPEHLKHLSGGSREGTLRRQVTDDLSPHHRSIYNGMNGCVEETWRCCRVVPWN
- the CCDC85A gene encoding coiled-coil domain-containing protein 85A isoform X1; protein product: MAKVAAESCGAAAAEDLSKVSDEELLKWSKEELIRSLRRAEAEKMSAMLDHSNLIREVNRRLQLHLGEIRGLKDINQKLQEDNQELRDLCCFLDDDRQKGKKVSREWQRLGRYSASVMHKEVALYLQKLKELEVRQEEVVKENLELKELCVLLDEEKSGGAGSRSSIDSQISLCQLTATSAYIRDVGDGSSTSSTGSTDSPDHHKHHPSTSPEHLQKTRGEGSPEHQKHRSISPEHLQKPRGSGSPDHHLKGPSPEHHKTIVKAPEQQKHSSSSPETLPKHVLSSSPEHFQKQRPGSSPEHQKHSSSSPDHLQKHTQSGSTEHLHKVRGTSPEHLKQHYGGSPEHLKHLSGGSREGTLRRQVTDDLSPHHRSIYNGMNESTLSYVRQLEARVRQLEEENRMLPQDPIKMPGGAEGSYCSANEPASISGHGSASQQSESVVNALKVVWRKLGDAAGSCPGIRQHLSGNQYKGPM
- the CCDC85A gene encoding coiled-coil domain-containing protein 85A isoform X6, with amino-acid sequence MAKVAAESCGAAAAEDLSKVSDEELLKWSKEELIRSLRRAEAEKMSAMLDHSNLIREVNRRLQLHLGEIRGLKDINQKLQEDNQELRDLCCFLDDDRQKGKKVSREWQRLGRYSASVMHKEVALYLQKLKELEVRQEEVVKENLELKELCVLLDEEKSGGAGSRSSIDSQISLCQLTATSAYIRDVGDGSSTSSTGSTDSPDHHKHHPSTSPEHLQKTRGEGSPEHQKHRSISPEHLQKPRGSGSPDHHLKGPSPEHHKTIVKAPEQQKHSSSSPETLPKHVLSSSPEHFQKQRPGSSPEHQKHSSSSPDHLQKHTQSGSTEHLHKVRGTSPEHLKQHYGGSPEHLKHLSGGSREGTLRRQVTDDLSPHHRSIYNGMNESTLSYVRQLEARVRQLEEENRMLPQDPIKMPGGAEGSYCSANEPASISGHGSASQQSESVVNALKVTPLRYTQENISQQAGKDTSHYLHETEKRGWRSVCNVVWRKLGDAAGSCPGIRQHLSGNQYKGPM
- the CCDC85A gene encoding coiled-coil domain-containing protein 85A isoform X2 → MVPEVGLLRKAVPPADTRHLWRHSTSLEGSGPEAAGLRSGLPVAPRDKGCEVLCPRSAAGPRQDINQKLQEDNQELRDLCCFLDDDRQKGKKVSREWQRLGRYSASVMHKEVALYLQKLKELEVRQEEVVKENLELKELCVLLDEEKSGGAGSRSSIDSQISLCQLTATSAYIRDVGDGSSTSSTGSTDSPDHHKHHPSTSPEHLQKTRGEGSPEHQKHRSISPEHLQKPRGSGSPDHHLKGPSPEHHKTIVKAPEQQKHSSSSPETLPKHVLSSSPEHFQKQRPGSSPEHQKHSSSSPDHLQKHTQSGSTEHLHKVRGTSPEHLKQHYGGSPEHLKHLSGGSREGTLRRQVTDDLSPHHRSIYNGMNESTLSYVRQLEARVRQLEEENRMLPQDPIKMPGGAEGSYCSANEPASISGHGSASQQSESVVNALKVVWRKLGDAAGSCPGIRQHLSGNQYKGPM
- the CCDC85A gene encoding coiled-coil domain-containing protein 85A isoform X3; this encodes MAKVAAESCGAAAAEDLSKVSDEELLKWSKEELIRSLRRAEAEKMSAMLDHSNLIREVNRRLQLHLGEIRGLKDINQKLQEDNQELRDLCCFLDDDRQKGKKVSREWQRLGRYSASVMHKEVALYLQKLKELEVRQEEVVKENLELKELCVLLDEEKSGGAGSRSSIDSQISLCQLTATSAYIRDVGDGSSTSSTGSTDSPDHHKHHPSTSPEHLQKTRGEGSPEHQKHRSISPEHLQKPRGSGSPDHHLKGPSPEHHKTIVKAPEQQKHSSSSPETLPKHVLSSSPEHFQKQRPGSSPEHQKHSSSSPDHLQKHTQSGSTEHLHKVRGTSPEHLKQHYGGSPEHLKHLSGGSREGTLRRQVTDDLSPHHRSIYNGMNESTLSYVRQLEARVRQLEEENRMLPQVVWRKLGDAAGSCPGIRQHLSGNQYKGPM